From Streptomyces sp. NBC_01754, a single genomic window includes:
- a CDS encoding class II fumarate hydratase, which produces MDRSAEDTKYRVEHDSMGEVRVPAHAKWRAQTQRAVENFPISGQRLERTHIEALARIKAAAAKVNAELAVLDPDIADAIQQVAAEVAEGRWDEHFPVDVFQTGSGTSSNMNTNEVLATLASERLGREVHPNDHVNASQSSNDVFPSSIHIAATAAVSADLIPALEHLASSLERKSAEFAEVVKAGRTHLMDATPVTLGQEFGGYAAQVRHGVERLTASLPRLAELPLGGTAVGTGINTPPGFSAAVIAEVARTTGLPLTEARDHFEAQGARDGLVEASGQLRTVAVSLTKISNDLRWMASGPRTGLAEITLPDLQPGSSIMPGKVNPVIPEAVLMVTAQVTGNDATVAAAGAAGNFELNVMLPVMAKNLLESVRLLANASRLLADRTVDGITADVERARRYAESSPSVVTPLNKYIGYEEAAKVAKKSLAQGTTIRETVLAEGYVERGDLTLEQLDEALDVLRMTRP; this is translated from the coding sequence ATGGACCGATCGGCCGAGGACACGAAGTACCGCGTCGAGCACGACTCGATGGGCGAGGTGAGAGTTCCCGCGCACGCGAAATGGCGGGCACAGACACAGCGTGCCGTGGAGAACTTCCCCATCTCCGGCCAGCGCCTGGAGCGCACGCACATCGAGGCCCTGGCTCGGATCAAGGCGGCCGCGGCCAAGGTCAACGCCGAGCTGGCGGTGCTCGATCCGGACATCGCCGACGCGATCCAGCAGGTCGCCGCGGAGGTGGCCGAGGGACGCTGGGACGAGCACTTCCCGGTCGACGTGTTCCAGACGGGTTCGGGCACCTCGTCCAACATGAACACCAACGAGGTGCTGGCCACACTCGCGAGCGAGCGGCTGGGGCGTGAGGTCCACCCCAACGACCACGTCAACGCCTCGCAGTCGTCCAACGACGTGTTCCCGTCCTCGATCCACATCGCCGCGACCGCCGCCGTGAGCGCGGACCTGATCCCGGCACTGGAACATCTGGCGTCCTCCCTGGAGCGGAAATCAGCCGAATTCGCGGAGGTCGTGAAGGCGGGCCGTACGCACCTGATGGACGCGACACCGGTCACGCTCGGCCAGGAGTTCGGCGGCTACGCGGCGCAGGTCCGGCACGGTGTCGAGCGGCTCACCGCCTCGCTCCCCCGGCTCGCCGAACTGCCCCTGGGCGGTACGGCCGTGGGCACCGGCATCAACACCCCGCCCGGCTTCTCCGCCGCCGTGATCGCCGAGGTCGCCCGTACCACCGGGCTGCCGCTCACCGAGGCCCGCGACCACTTCGAGGCGCAGGGGGCCCGTGACGGGCTCGTCGAGGCGTCCGGTCAGCTGCGCACCGTGGCCGTCTCGCTCACCAAGATCTCCAACGACCTGCGCTGGATGGCGTCGGGCCCGCGCACCGGGCTGGCGGAGATCACCCTGCCCGACCTCCAGCCCGGTTCGTCGATCATGCCCGGCAAGGTCAACCCGGTGATCCCGGAGGCCGTGCTGATGGTCACCGCCCAGGTCACGGGGAACGACGCCACCGTCGCCGCGGCCGGGGCGGCCGGCAACTTCGAGCTCAACGTGATGCTCCCGGTGATGGCGAAGAACCTGCTGGAGTCGGTGCGGCTGCTGGCCAACGCCTCCCGGCTGCTCGCCGACCGCACGGTCGACGGCATCACGGCCGACGTCGAACGGGCCCGGCGGTACGCGGAGTCCTCGCCGTCGGTCGTGACCCCGCTGAACAAGTACATCGGTTACGAGGAGGCGGCGAAGGTCGCCAAGAAGTCCCTGGCCCAGGGCACCACCATCCGGGAGACGGTGCTGGCGGAAGGGTACGTCGAACGCG
- a CDS encoding fumarate hydratase: MPEFAYSELLPLGEDTTPYRLVTSEGVSTFEADGRTFLKVAPEALRTLAAEAMHDISHYLRPAHLAQLRRIVDDPEASSNDKFVALDLLKNANIAAAGVLPMCQDTGTAIVMGKRGQNVLTEGGDEEALSRGVFDAYTELNLRYSQMAPLTMWDEKNTGSNLPAQIELYATDGDAYKFLFMAKGGGSANKSFLYQETKAVLNETSMMTFLEQKIRSLGTAACPPYHLAIVVGGTSAEFALKTAKYASAHYLDELPAEGSPTGHGFRDKELEQKVFELTQRIGIGAQFGGKYFCHDVRVVRLPRHGASLPVALAVSCSADRQATAKITAEGVFLEQLEKDPARFLPDTTDEQLDADGDVVRVDLNRPMDEILAELTRYPVKTRLSLTGPLVVARDIAHAKIKERLDAGEEMPGYLKDHPVYYAGPAKTPEGYASGSFGPTTAGRMDGYVEQFQAAGGSKVMLAKGNRSKQVTDACAAHGGFYLGSIGGPAARLAQDCIKKVEVVEYEELGMEAVWRIEVEDFPAFVVVDDKGNDFFTEPAPAPTFTSIPVRGPGLG, from the coding sequence ATGCCAGAGTTTGCGTACTCCGAACTGCTTCCCCTGGGAGAGGACACCACCCCGTACCGGCTGGTGACCTCCGAGGGCGTCTCGACCTTCGAGGCCGACGGCCGGACCTTCCTCAAGGTGGCCCCGGAGGCCCTGCGCACGCTCGCCGCCGAGGCCATGCACGACATCTCGCACTATCTGCGCCCGGCCCACCTGGCGCAGCTGCGGCGCATCGTGGACGACCCGGAGGCCTCCTCCAACGACAAGTTCGTGGCGCTCGACCTCCTGAAGAACGCGAACATCGCCGCCGCGGGTGTGCTGCCGATGTGCCAGGACACCGGCACGGCGATCGTCATGGGCAAGCGCGGGCAGAACGTCCTGACCGAGGGCGGTGACGAGGAGGCCCTGTCACGCGGCGTCTTCGACGCGTACACCGAGCTCAACCTGCGTTATTCGCAGATGGCCCCGCTGACCATGTGGGACGAGAAGAACACCGGGTCGAACCTGCCGGCCCAGATCGAGCTCTACGCCACCGACGGCGACGCGTACAAGTTCCTCTTCATGGCCAAGGGCGGCGGCTCGGCCAACAAGTCGTTCCTGTACCAGGAGACGAAGGCGGTCCTCAACGAGACCTCCATGATGACGTTCCTGGAGCAGAAGATCCGTTCGCTGGGGACGGCCGCCTGCCCGCCGTACCACCTGGCGATCGTCGTCGGCGGTACGTCCGCCGAGTTCGCGCTGAAGACCGCCAAGTACGCGTCCGCGCACTACCTGGACGAGCTGCCCGCCGAGGGTTCCCCGACCGGCCACGGCTTCCGGGACAAGGAGCTGGAGCAGAAGGTCTTCGAGCTGACGCAGAGGATCGGCATCGGCGCGCAGTTCGGCGGCAAGTACTTCTGCCACGACGTGCGCGTGGTCCGCCTCCCCCGGCACGGCGCCTCGCTGCCCGTGGCCCTCGCCGTGTCCTGCTCGGCCGACCGCCAGGCCACCGCGAAGATCACCGCCGAGGGCGTCTTCCTGGAGCAGCTGGAGAAGGACCCGGCGCGCTTCCTGCCGGACACCACCGACGAGCAGCTCGACGCCGACGGGGACGTCGTACGCGTCGACCTGAACCGGCCGATGGACGAGATCCTCGCCGAACTCACCAGGTACCCGGTCAAGACCCGGCTCTCGCTGACCGGCCCGCTGGTCGTGGCCCGCGACATCGCGCACGCCAAGATCAAGGAGCGGCTGGACGCGGGCGAGGAGATGCCCGGGTACCTGAAGGACCACCCGGTGTACTACGCGGGCCCGGCGAAGACGCCCGAGGGGTACGCCTCCGGTTCCTTCGGCCCGACGACGGCCGGCCGTATGGACGGTTACGTCGAGCAGTTCCAGGCGGCGGGCGGCTCCAAGGTGATGCTCGCCAAGGGCAACCGGTCCAAGCAGGTCACGGACGCCTGTGCCGCGCACGGCGGTTTCTACCTCGGTTCGATCGGCGGCCCGGCGGCCCGGCTGGCGCAGGACTGCATCAAGAAGGTCGAGGTCGTCGAGTACGAGGAGCTCGGCATGGAGGCGGTCTGGCGCATCGAGGTCGAGGACTTCCCCGCGTTCGTCGTCGTCGACGACAAGGGCAACGACTTCTTCACCGAGCCCGCCCCCGCCCCGACCTTCACCAGCATCCCGGTGCGGGGCCCGGGCCTGGGCTGA
- a CDS encoding DUF1707 SHOCT-like domain-containing protein, with the protein MDLEKQPQQPVAPAGPAPAGPTPVGIRASDADRDRIADILREAMAEGRLTAEEHAERVDLVYRAKTVGELDPLVRDLPASGEAAARPAASPYSYGPEAPAGPAENLVAVFSSSTRKGRWRVGGRTNAFALFGSVEIDLTEALFGQRLTVINATSVFGNVEVKVPENISLRGSGTGIFGNFEVDTLESTDPEAPVVVVNGYSVFGNVEAKPKRGKLIANLHKHVRKHLGG; encoded by the coding sequence GTGGACCTCGAAAAGCAGCCCCAGCAGCCCGTCGCTCCGGCCGGTCCCGCGCCCGCCGGCCCCACCCCCGTGGGCATCCGCGCCTCCGACGCGGACCGCGACCGGATCGCCGACATCCTGCGGGAGGCCATGGCCGAGGGCCGGCTGACCGCCGAGGAGCACGCCGAGCGGGTCGACCTGGTCTACCGGGCGAAGACCGTGGGTGAACTCGACCCGCTGGTGCGGGACCTTCCCGCGAGCGGTGAAGCCGCGGCCCGGCCCGCCGCGTCGCCCTACAGCTACGGCCCCGAGGCCCCCGCCGGCCCCGCGGAGAACCTCGTCGCCGTCTTCAGCAGCTCCACCCGCAAGGGCCGTTGGCGGGTGGGCGGCCGGACCAACGCCTTCGCCCTCTTCGGCAGTGTCGAGATCGATCTGACCGAGGCTCTTTTCGGCCAGCGTCTGACCGTCATCAACGCGACGTCCGTCTTCGGCAACGTCGAGGTCAAGGTGCCGGAGAACATCTCGCTGCGCGGAAGCGGGACGGGTATTTTCGGTAACTTCGAGGTCGACACACTGGAATCGACCGACCCGGAAGCCCCGGTGGTCGTGGTGAACGGCTATTCGGTATTCGGGAATGTCGAGGCGAAGCCCAAGCGCGGCAAGCTGATCGCCAATCTCCACAAGCATGTGCGCAAGCACCTGGGCGGCTGA
- a CDS encoding WhiB family transcriptional regulator, which translates to MLQPPHQPLQVAAVPSQRVVTREDGAGPWHAEAVCRRDEAGLFFAPSKEPTAARLSREEAAKQVCARCPVMAQCQEHALMQPEPYGVWGGLTAAERRVVLARRRRRDIELNAASQTERIAAAG; encoded by the coding sequence GTGCTGCAACCGCCGCATCAGCCCCTGCAGGTCGCCGCTGTGCCGTCCCAGCGCGTTGTCACGCGGGAGGACGGGGCGGGCCCCTGGCATGCGGAGGCGGTGTGCCGCCGGGACGAAGCCGGTCTGTTCTTCGCCCCGTCGAAGGAGCCGACCGCCGCCCGGCTGTCCCGTGAAGAAGCCGCCAAACAGGTCTGCGCGCGCTGCCCGGTGATGGCGCAGTGCCAGGAGCACGCACTCATGCAGCCCGAGCCGTACGGAGTCTGGGGCGGTCTCACCGCGGCTGAACGCCGTGTCGTGCTCGCCCGCCGGCGCCGGCGGGACATCGAGCTCAACGCGGCGTCCCAGACGGAG